The sequence below is a genomic window from Rhodothermales bacterium.
ACAAACGACGATGGGATCGACGCACACGGCATCCGGGTGCTGACTTCGTCCCTCAACGGGTTGGGGACGCGGTATGTCGTTGCGCCGCGGGAAGAGCAGAGCGGCGTATCGCACGCCATCACCATACGCCAGCCGGTTCGCATCGTGCAGCGGGACGGCGGCGTGTTCGGGGAGGGGGTGGAGGCCTACGCCGTCACGGGCACGCCGGCGGATTGCGTCAAGATGGCCATCGATCACATCCTGCCCCGGAAACCGGACCTCGTGGTGAGCGGCATCAACCAGGGGCCGAATGCCGCCGTGAACATCCTGTATTCAGGCACCGTCAGCGCGGCGCTTGAAGCCTCGGTGATGGGGCTCGATGCGATCGCTTTTTCCCTCAACGCGTGGACGGGGGGCGACTTCGAGTCGGCCGGCGCCTACGCGCGCCGCATCGTGGAAACGGCGCTCCAGCGCAAACTGCCATCGGGGGTTCTCCTCAACGTGAACGTCCCGAACCTGCCCTATAACGAGATCAAGGGCATCGCCATCACGGCGCAGGCCAAATCGCGCTGGGAGGACTCGTTTGTCGAACACCGTGACCCGTTCGACCGGCCGTATTACTGGATCGCCGGCAACTTCGTCAACCTGGACACTGGCGATCACACGGATCTGGCGGCGCTGGAAGCCGGCTATGTCTCGGTGACGCCGGTGCATTCGGATCTGACGGCGTACGAGTTCGTGGATCATTTGAAGGGTTGGGGGATGTGAACCCGAATAACCCGTTCAGACAGGCATTACGCTACGCGACATGCCGCACGGTAGCGAAGCGTCATTTGGATACGGGATACACGATGCAGGATAATTACTGAAAACCGGTGCCTTTGATCGGCGATCCGGCATCCGGCATCGGATGCGCGACGCGCCGCGGGTCTAAAAAAAATCAGTTACCAAGGATCAGCTCTCATAGATATGAAATCACGTTTCGCTTCTTTTCTGGCGTTTCTGAGCCTGACGGTCGTAGGCCAGGTGTACGCGCAGGCCCCCAGTGCGCACAAGCAGGCCGCGCTCGACTTGCTCGAGGTCAGTCAGGCCGAAAAAAACATCGACGAGGCCATCGAGATGATGCTCTCCGTCCAGCTCGAGCAAAACCCGATGATGTCGCAGTTCGAGGACATCCTGCGCGATTACATCACCAAATACATGGCATGGGACGGTCTGGTCGACGAATACG
It includes:
- the surE gene encoding 5'/3'-nucleotidase SurE, which translates into the protein METNTDGGGPLILITNDDGIDAHGIRVLTSSLNGLGTRYVVAPREEQSGVSHAITIRQPVRIVQRDGGVFGEGVEAYAVTGTPADCVKMAIDHILPRKPDLVVSGINQGPNAAVNILYSGTVSAALEASVMGLDAIAFSLNAWTGGDFESAGAYARRIVETALQRKLPSGVLLNVNVPNLPYNEIKGIAITAQAKSRWEDSFVEHRDPFDRPYYWIAGNFVNLDTGDHTDLAALEAGYVSVTPVHSDLTAYEFVDHLKGWGM